Within the Vagococcus carniphilus genome, the region TGGATTACCAATTAGCGTTAAAACACGGTTAGGCTTTAAAGAAGTAGCTGAAATGACAAACTGGATCACTCATCTCTTGGAACAAGACATTGCTAATTTATCGATTCATTTAAGAACCAGAGAAGAGATGAGTAAAGTAGAAGCTCATTTTGATATGATTCCAGAAATTATGGCTATCCGTGATAAAGTTGCTCCTCAAACATTAATTACGATTAATGGTGATATTTTAGATCGTGAAATGGGACTGGAGTTAGCTGAAAAATACGGTGTTGATGGCATCATGATTGGACGAGGTGTTTTTAAAAATCCTTATGCTTTTGAACTGGAGAAAAAAGAACATAGTTCAGCGGAACTACTAGGCTTACTACAACTTCAATTAGATTTACAAGATAAGTATAGTGAACTAGTACCACGCTCTATTGTCGGGTTACATCGCTTCTTTAAAATTTACGTTAAAGGCTTCCCAGGAGCTAGTGACTTAAGAGTCAAGTTGATGAATACTAAATCAACAGATGAAGTAAGAGAGATGCTTGCAGCATTCCATCGTGGTGAATTTAAAAAATAATTAAGAGCACTTCTTTAAATAGAAGTGTTTTTTTTATTAAAATGGTATAGTTATAAAAGAAAAGTGAAAGGGTGAAATGCGTGAAAAAAAGATTTGTTGTTGGGTTATCTATCTTGATGTTAGTATTTGTTGGTTTCTCGCATCAAGAAGTAATTGCTGCAGGGTCGAATAAAACAGTGACAGTAAAAGAAAAGCCTCAAGGAAGCTATATTTCGGATGGAAGTTATGTCCAGGTTACGAAAAAAAATTATCAAATGTGGCAAAGTTTTAATTGGAAAAAAAGAGATAATAGCACTCGTTTTTACGGAAAAACGTTTAAAGCTAAAGGACACTATAAGCATCGTAATGGGGAAACTTATTATTCATTATATGACTATAAAGATAACTGGTATGGTTATTTAAATAGTAAAGCAACTAAAAAAATAAAGGCTCAAGGAAATTATATTTCAGATGGTCGTTATGTCAAAATTACTAAAAATAATTATGATATGTGGCAAAATTTTAGTTGGAAGAGGAAAAATAAGACGACAACTGTTTACGGAAAAACCTTTAAAGCAAGAGGTCGATATGAGCATTTTAATGGCTCAACGTATTATTCATTATACGATAATAACGGCAAGTGGTATGGCTATTTAAATGCTCAAGCTACTAAAGGAAGTAAGCCAGAAGGAAGTTATATATCAGATGGACGTCGTGTAGAAATCATTAGTAAAAACTATGATATATGGCAAAATTTCAACTGGAAAAAAAGAGATACGACTAAAAAATACGATAAAAAAATCTTAAATGCAAGAGGCCGGTACGAACATTTTAATGGTTCAACGTATTATTCATTATATGATGACAAAGATAAATGGATTGGTTATTTGAACGCTAAGGCAACTAGAGGAGCTAAAGAAGTCATTGAAAGACGAGATGTTACTGTTAAGGTAGATCAAACAGGGAAGAAAATAACCGAAACAACAGGTTACGTCTTTATTAGTAAAACCCAACCTGTCTTAACTGTAACAAGAGAAAAATCCAAGACGATTCACACATATACAGTGACTGAATCGTATCGAAAAGTAGCAAATAAAGATATTGAAAAAACAGTTAATGTAGATCAAGATGGACAACTTATTACAGAGCCAATATCAGAGTATGATTTAGTTTCTGAAGGTGAAGTGGTGAAAACAATCGAAAAAATGTCCAATGGAGACACCACAACGACTTATACTAAAACTAATATTTATAGAAGTAAAGATCCAATTATCAAAAATATTTTAAAAAATAACGATCCTCGTGTCATGGAAGTAGCCAATCAAGTCGGAGTAAATAATACGAGAGTTTCCATTCGTCAAGCTGAAGTGTTATCAAGGATTGAGTTAAATAATAAAGTGGCTGAAATATTTACAGATATGGTTAATCAAGAACGTCGTTTATACAAAAAACCAATGATTCAAGTAACTAAAGATGAAAAAGCTAAAAAAGAAATAGCTATGAGAGCGGTAGAAGTGATGTATCAATTTAGTCATACAGCTCCTTCTAATATGAAGCCTGACGAGCAATATTGGTTAGAAAGATCACCTGGTGAAACTGAGATGGGATTTGGTACGGAGAACATATCAGAAGCTTATATTGTGAAATCTATTGAAAGTCAGTCGTCAGATAATCTAGCAAGAGATGTGGCGAAGGGAATGTTTTCACAGTATATTGAGAGTGAACGCAAGAGTGCTCATAGTGATGAACCGTACAGTAATGAAAATGGTCATTATCGAAATATTATTATGACAGATCATTCTGATATCGTGGTTGCTGTTTATTTAGTGGATAATGGTTACAGCTATCACGTCTCAACAGCTGTTGCAACTGGTACCAGTTTTATCGAACCATAATTAAAAGCCTGTCAAAGTGAGTAGTAAGACTTTGATAGGCTTTGATTGAATTCTCATTACTTATTTTCTTTTGGCGCTGTATATTTTTTGATTGCAGGAATAATTTTATCTCCCATCACATCAATATTTTCTTTGATTTTATCAAAAGGTAATCCACCAAAATCAACTTCTGCTATATAGCGTTGATTGCCAAACATTTCGTGTTGATAAAGGATTTTCTCGATTATCTGATTTACTTCACCAATATTTAAAACACTGTTTGGATTCTTGGCGTGAGCAAAAGATTGTTCTGAGTAACCTTGCCCAATAGCTTTCACTGAGCCGTTATTAACATGTGGATAAAATTCTTTGATTGCAGTATCGATATCTTTTGCAACATAGAACAAACCACCTGTTGCAATCGGTAAGGCTGTTTCATCAAAACCGGCATCTCTAGCTGAAGCAC harbors:
- a CDS encoding tRNA dihydrouridine synthase, which codes for MTSNFWADLPKPFFILAPMEDVTDVVFRHVVKEAGAPDVFFTEFTNSDSFCHPDGKDSVRGRLAFTEDEQPIVAHIWGDNPEFFRQMSLEVAEMGFKGIDINMGCPVPNVADRGKGSGLILRPDRAAELIEAAKAGGLPISVKTRLGFKEVAEMTNWITHLLEQDIANLSIHLRTREEMSKVEAHFDMIPEIMAIRDKVAPQTLITINGDILDREMGLELAEKYGVDGIMIGRGVFKNPYAFELEKKEHSSAELLGLLQLQLDLQDKYSELVPRSIVGLHRFFKIYVKGFPGASDLRVKLMNTKSTDEVREMLAAFHRGEFKK